In one Oscillospiraceae bacterium genomic region, the following are encoded:
- a CDS encoding serine proteinase inhibitor, translating to MKRILALCCAAILALTGCTGAGATVQPDPTPNPAVAETDAGADRAAAAFGAQLLRQVRREGEDTLVSPLSALLALSMTAGGAAGDTRAAMLEALGGAELDALNANCASLLADYAALGGSTELNIANSLWVDDTLEPLDGFLASCGDFYGAAARRLDLQAPATVDAVNAWVEEHTGGKIPNMLNEISPETVLLLANALYLNTTWRNEFDPLDNWTAQFRPDGGAAVEVEYLNNGIRQESYIRSGREEGVLLPYDDGRLAFLAVRPLEGDLTQYLEGWDGQTLPGLIAAARDTRLLLHLPKFEAEWGGDLSGALRAMGMDPAFDPAGADFSSLAADAQERQIYIGAVAHKTLIDVNEKGTEAAAATVVAMEAGGAAPAQDYEELILDTPFVYGIVDLERGVPLFLGTFETGHTGG from the coding sequence ATGAAACGGATTCTTGCGCTGTGCTGCGCCGCGATCCTGGCGCTCACGGGCTGCACGGGGGCCGGGGCCACGGTCCAGCCCGACCCCACCCCAAACCCGGCGGTAGCCGAGACGGACGCCGGCGCCGACCGGGCCGCCGCCGCCTTCGGCGCGCAGCTGCTGCGGCAGGTCCGGCGGGAGGGGGAGGACACCCTGGTCTCCCCCCTGTCGGCCCTGCTGGCCCTGTCCATGACGGCGGGGGGCGCCGCGGGGGACACCCGCGCGGCCATGCTGGAGGCGCTGGGGGGCGCGGAGCTGGACGCGCTCAACGCCAACTGCGCCTCCCTTCTGGCCGACTACGCGGCCCTGGGCGGCAGCACCGAGCTGAACATCGCCAACAGCCTGTGGGTGGACGACACGCTGGAGCCCCTGGACGGCTTCCTCGCCTCCTGCGGGGACTTCTACGGCGCCGCCGCCCGGCGGCTGGACCTCCAGGCCCCGGCCACGGTGGACGCCGTCAACGCCTGGGTGGAGGAGCACACCGGGGGCAAGATCCCCAATATGCTGAATGAAATCTCGCCCGAGACGGTGCTTCTGCTGGCCAACGCCCTGTATCTGAACACCACGTGGCGCAATGAGTTCGACCCCCTGGACAACTGGACGGCCCAGTTCCGCCCGGACGGCGGCGCGGCGGTGGAGGTGGAGTACCTGAATAACGGCATCCGGCAGGAGTCGTATATCCGCTCCGGGCGGGAGGAGGGCGTGCTGCTGCCCTACGACGACGGGCGGCTGGCCTTCCTGGCGGTGCGCCCCCTGGAGGGGGATCTGACGCAGTACCTGGAGGGGTGGGACGGGCAGACCCTCCCCGGGCTGATCGCCGCCGCCCGGGACACCCGGCTGCTGCTCCACCTGCCCAAGTTCGAGGCCGAGTGGGGCGGAGACCTGTCCGGGGCCCTGCGGGCCATGGGCATGGACCCGGCCTTCGATCCGGCGGGGGCCGACTTCTCCAGCCTGGCGGCCGACGCGCAGGAGCGGCAGATCTATATCGGCGCGGTGGCCCACAAGACTCTCATCGACGTAAACGAGAAGGGCACCGAGGCGGCGGCCGCCACGGTGGTGGCCATGGAGGCCGGGGGCGCGGCCCCGGCGCAGGACTACGAGGAGCTGATCCTGGACACGCCCTTCGTCTACGGCATCGTGGACCTGGAGCGGGGGGTGCCGCTGTTCCTGGGCACCTTCGAGACGGGGCACACGGGCGGCTGA
- a CDS encoding DNA-binding protein: MDQQQYICQKCGNRTYEHDQFQATGGNFAKLFDVQNKKFVTITCTRCGYTELYKQQGDMGMDILDFFISN, from the coding sequence ATGGATCAGCAGCAGTACATATGCCAGAAATGCGGCAACCGCACCTACGAGCACGACCAGTTCCAGGCCACCGGCGGGAATTTCGCCAAGCTCTTCGACGTGCAGAACAAAAAGTTCGTCACCATCACCTGCACCCGCTGCGGCTATACCGAGCTGTACAAGCAGCAGGGGGATATGGGCATGGACATCCTGGACTTCTTTATCAGCAACTGA
- a CDS encoding UDP-N-acetylglucosamine--N-acetylmuramyl-(pentape ptide) pyrophosphoryl-UDP N-acetylglucosamine transferase: MNILILTGKFGMGHYSASQSLRQQLLRAFPEAVVAVEDFVAYAMPNGCEAMYKGFNLLVTHGSSLFNTYYKLTENAPADARPPFEGIFLEKLDELLSERRPDAVIATHPLCAQLMTRWKWESGQTLPLITCVTDLSVHSEWINSGTDCYLVGSPDIRERLCGKGVERERICVTGIPVKAEFKLPKRRRPRAGARNLLIMGGGLGLLPRKDKFYEELNALRGVETTLIAGNNDKLRERLAGRYEHIKVLGYTDRVYDYMARADLMLSKPGGITLFETIFSELPMLAWEPFLQQEKNNARFLTRAGIGRIASKEPEACLSAIRGLIYNDEALERMAQNMRRLKDELEEESLNRIVAAIGKAAGKEVCA, from the coding sequence GTGAATATCCTGATTCTGACCGGAAAATTCGGCATGGGCCACTATTCCGCGTCCCAGTCCCTGCGCCAGCAGCTGCTGCGGGCGTTTCCCGAGGCGGTTGTGGCGGTGGAGGACTTCGTGGCCTACGCCATGCCCAACGGCTGTGAGGCCATGTACAAGGGCTTTAACCTGCTGGTCACCCACGGCAGCAGCCTGTTTAATACCTACTATAAGCTCACCGAGAACGCCCCCGCCGACGCCCGGCCCCCCTTTGAGGGCATCTTTTTGGAGAAGCTGGACGAGCTTTTGAGCGAGCGGCGGCCCGACGCGGTCATCGCCACCCACCCCCTGTGCGCCCAGCTCATGACCCGCTGGAAGTGGGAGAGCGGGCAGACCCTGCCCCTCATCACCTGCGTCACCGACCTTTCGGTGCACTCCGAGTGGATCAACTCCGGCACCGACTGCTACCTGGTGGGCAGTCCGGACATCCGCGAGCGCCTGTGCGGCAAGGGCGTGGAGCGGGAGCGCATCTGCGTCACCGGCATCCCGGTGAAGGCCGAGTTCAAGCTCCCCAAGCGCCGCCGTCCCCGGGCGGGGGCGCGCAACCTGCTCATCATGGGGGGCGGGCTGGGCCTGCTGCCCCGGAAGGATAAATTCTACGAGGAGCTCAACGCCCTGCGGGGCGTGGAGACCACCCTCATCGCGGGCAACAACGACAAGCTGCGTGAGCGCCTGGCGGGCAGATACGAGCACATCAAGGTGCTGGGCTACACCGACCGGGTGTACGACTACATGGCCCGCGCCGACCTGATGCTCTCCAAGCCCGGCGGCATCACCCTGTTCGAGACCATCTTCTCCGAGCTGCCCATGCTGGCCTGGGAGCCGTTTTTGCAGCAGGAGAAGAACAACGCCCGCTTCCTCACCCGCGCCGGCATCGGCCGTATCGCCTCCAAGGAGCCGGAGGCCTGCCTGAGCGCCATCCGGGGCCTCATCTACAACGACGAGGCGCTGGAGCGCATGGCGCAGAACATGCGCCGGCTCAAGGACGAGCTGGAGGAGGAGAGCCTGAACCGTATCGTGGCCGCCATCGGAAAGGCGGCGGGAAAGGAGGTGTGTGCCTGA